Proteins from one Prosthecomicrobium sp. N25 genomic window:
- a CDS encoding PrkA family serine protein kinase translates to MTEGGLFTDFANSYQHRRIVEMSLVEYLEQCRDDPKLYASAPERILDAIGEPDLIDTSRDSRLGRIFMNRTIRIYPAFAEFYGMEETIERIVSFFRHAAQGLEERKQVLYLLGPVGGGKSSLAERLKALMEVNPIYVLKAGDQLSPVFDSPLGLFDPERMGPVLEDKYGIPRRRLTGLMSPWVLKRLDEFDGDISRFKVVRVTPSRLRQVAIAKTEPGDENNQDISSLVGKVDIRKLETLSQNDPDAYSYSGGLNRANQGMLEFVEMFKAPIKMLHPLLTATQEGNYMGTENIGAIPFSGIIMAHSNEAEWQSFRSNRNNEAFLDRIYVIKVPYCLRVTEEQRIYEKLIRTSELAEAPCAPSTLEMLARFSVLSRLKPHENSNVFSKMRVYDGESLREVDPRARSLQEYKDAAGVDEGMDGVSTRFAFKVLAATFNHDTVEVAADPVHLMYVLEQSIRREQLPDETEKRYVEFIKAELAPRYAEFIGNEIQKAYLESYHDYGQNLFDRYIDHADAWIEDQDFKDPDTGQLLNRELLNQELTKIEKPAGIANPKDFRNEVVKFALRWRAANGGRNPSWSSYEKIRDVIERRMFSQVEELLPVISFGSKKDSDTERKHADFVQRMLSRGYTERQVRRLVEWYMRVKQAG, encoded by the coding sequence ATGACAGAAGGTGGTCTTTTCACCGACTTCGCCAATTCCTACCAGCATCGACGTATCGTCGAGATGTCGCTGGTCGAGTATCTCGAACAGTGCCGCGACGACCCGAAACTCTACGCGAGCGCGCCCGAGCGGATTCTCGACGCGATCGGCGAGCCGGACCTGATCGACACCTCCCGCGACAGCCGTCTCGGCCGCATCTTCATGAACCGGACCATCCGGATCTACCCGGCCTTCGCGGAATTCTACGGGATGGAGGAGACGATCGAGCGGATCGTCAGCTTCTTCCGGCATGCCGCGCAGGGGTTGGAGGAACGCAAGCAGGTGCTCTACCTGCTCGGCCCGGTGGGCGGCGGCAAGTCGTCGCTGGCGGAGCGCCTCAAGGCACTGATGGAGGTCAACCCGATCTACGTGCTGAAGGCCGGCGACCAGCTGAGCCCGGTCTTCGACAGCCCGCTCGGCCTGTTCGATCCGGAGCGCATGGGCCCCGTCCTGGAGGACAAATACGGCATCCCGCGCCGGCGGCTGACCGGCCTCATGAGCCCCTGGGTGCTGAAGCGCCTCGACGAGTTCGACGGCGACATCTCGCGCTTCAAGGTCGTCCGGGTGACGCCCTCGCGGCTGCGCCAGGTCGCCATCGCCAAGACCGAGCCGGGCGACGAGAACAACCAGGACATCTCCTCGCTGGTCGGCAAGGTCGACATCCGCAAGCTGGAGACGCTCTCGCAGAACGACCCGGACGCCTACAGCTACTCCGGCGGCCTCAACCGCGCCAACCAGGGCATGCTCGAGTTCGTCGAGATGTTCAAGGCGCCGATCAAGATGCTGCATCCGCTCCTGACCGCCACCCAGGAGGGGAACTACATGGGCACCGAGAATATCGGGGCGATCCCGTTCTCGGGCATCATCATGGCGCACTCGAACGAGGCCGAGTGGCAGTCGTTCCGGTCGAACCGCAACAACGAGGCGTTCCTCGACCGCATCTACGTGATCAAGGTGCCTTATTGCCTGCGGGTCACCGAGGAGCAGCGCATCTACGAGAAGCTGATCCGCACCTCCGAACTGGCCGAGGCGCCCTGCGCGCCGTCGACGCTCGAGATGCTCGCCCGTTTCTCGGTGCTGTCGCGCCTGAAGCCGCACGAGAATTCCAACGTCTTCTCCAAGATGCGGGTCTATGACGGCGAGAGCCTGCGGGAGGTCGACCCGCGCGCCCGCTCGCTGCAGGAGTACAAGGACGCGGCCGGCGTCGACGAGGGCATGGACGGGGTCTCGACCCGCTTCGCCTTCAAGGTGCTGGCGGCCACCTTCAACCACGACACCGTCGAAGTCGCCGCCGATCCGGTCCACCTGATGTACGTGCTCGAGCAGTCGATCCGCCGGGAGCAGCTGCCGGACGAGACGGAAAAGCGCTACGTCGAGTTCATCAAGGCGGAGCTTGCGCCGCGCTACGCCGAGTTCATCGGCAACGAGATCCAGAAGGCCTATCTGGAGTCCTACCACGACTACGGCCAGAACCTGTTCGACCGCTACATCGACCACGCGGACGCCTGGATCGAGGACCAGGATTTCAAGGACCCCGACACCGGGCAGCTCCTCAACCGCGAGCTCCTCAACCAGGAACTCACCAAGATCGAGAAGCCGGCCGGCATCGCCAACCCGAAGGACTTCCGCAACGAGGTCGTGAAGTTCGCCTTGCGCTGGCGCGCCGCCAACGGCGGCCGCAACCCGTCCTGGTCGAGCTATGAGAAGATCCGGGACGTGATCGAGCGGCGCATGTTCAGCCAGG
- a CDS encoding LacI family DNA-binding transcriptional regulator has protein sequence MSVNERGRPIAAVTLSDVARAAGVGESTVSRVLRNHGSFTPGTRDRVLAAVARLGYVPNRIAGALASTDSNLIALVIPSLANIVFPDVLRGANAALAGTGCQTVVGVTDYDPGEEEAIVRALLAWRPRAVLIAGLEHTPGARAMLEGAGIRVAEVLDIDGEGIDIVVGFSNRAAGAAAARHLIGRGYRRLGYVGHDLERDTRAAKRLAGFREAIGAAGVDFADLEITPVSSAMEAGRRGLERLLARRPDLDAVYFSNDDMAIGGYFHCLAAGIDVPGRLALFGHNGLDAARAAPKPLTTILTPRFAAGETAVRLVLGDGPSTVVDLGFELIEGATA, from the coding sequence TTGTCGGTCAACGAACGCGGCAGACCGATCGCGGCCGTTACGCTTTCCGACGTGGCCCGCGCGGCCGGCGTCGGGGAGAGCACGGTCTCGCGCGTCTTGCGCAACCACGGATCGTTCACCCCGGGGACGCGCGACCGCGTGCTGGCGGCGGTGGCGCGCCTCGGCTACGTGCCGAACCGGATCGCCGGTGCGCTCGCTTCGACGGACTCCAACCTGATCGCCCTCGTCATCCCGTCCCTCGCCAACATCGTGTTCCCGGACGTCCTGCGCGGGGCGAACGCCGCCCTGGCGGGGACCGGCTGCCAGACCGTCGTGGGCGTGACGGACTACGATCCCGGCGAGGAGGAGGCGATCGTCCGGGCGCTGCTCGCCTGGCGGCCGCGGGCGGTGCTGATCGCCGGCCTCGAGCACACGCCGGGGGCGCGTGCCATGCTGGAGGGCGCGGGCATCCGCGTGGCCGAGGTGCTCGACATCGACGGGGAGGGCATCGACATCGTGGTCGGCTTCTCGAACCGGGCCGCCGGGGCCGCCGCGGCCCGGCACCTGATCGGCCGCGGCTATCGGCGCCTCGGCTATGTCGGCCACGACCTCGAGCGCGACACCCGCGCCGCCAAGCGGCTCGCCGGCTTCCGGGAGGCCATCGGGGCCGCCGGGGTCGACTTCGCGGACCTGGAAATCACGCCGGTGTCGTCGGCCATGGAGGCGGGCCGGCGCGGGCTGGAGCGGCTGCTGGCGCGACGGCCCGACCTGGACGCCGTCTACTTCTCCAACGACGACATGGCGATCGGCGGCTATTTCCACTGCCTGGCGGCGGGCATCGACGTGCCGGGACGCCTCGCGCTGTTCGGGCACAACGGGCTCGACGCGGCGCGGGCGGCGCCGAAGCCGCTGACCACCATCCTGACGCCCCGTTTCGCGGCGGGCGAGACGGCGGTCCGCCTCGTCCTCGGCGACGGTCCGTCGACGGTGGTGGACCTGGGCTTCGAGCTCATCGAAGGGGCGACGGCCTGA